A genomic region of Dactylococcopsis salina PCC 8305 contains the following coding sequences:
- a CDS encoding alpha/beta hydrolase: MASWTRYLLYGVEIAAIAYLLTCFALALAQRRFMFVPCKPIVATPTDYGLEYESIFIPLPPDEKIHGWWIPAQSPDAPVLLYLHGNGGNVSSNLPRVQRFHRVGFAVFLIDYRGYGLSEGRFPSEKRVYEDAETAWEYLVKERNIDPKELYVFGHSLGGAIAIELATRQPEIPGLVIEGSFTSMLDMARYKGRYGWLPIDYLLTQRFNSLEKLPLLNTAIFFLHGTEDAVVPVEMSETLYKATVGRKELWLVKTAGHNDIATIADSTYEKRVWQFLLSETSEFY, from the coding sequence ATGGCTTCTTGGACTCGATACTTGCTTTACGGGGTAGAAATCGCGGCGATCGCCTATTTGCTGACTTGTTTCGCCTTAGCCCTCGCTCAAAGGCGCTTTATGTTTGTTCCCTGTAAACCGATCGTCGCTACTCCCACAGATTACGGATTGGAATACGAGTCCATCTTTATTCCTCTCCCCCCAGACGAGAAGATTCATGGCTGGTGGATTCCCGCTCAATCTCCAGACGCACCCGTTTTGCTTTATTTACACGGGAATGGAGGGAATGTTAGTTCTAATCTACCTCGTGTCCAACGCTTTCACCGTGTCGGTTTTGCTGTGTTTCTCATTGATTATCGCGGTTATGGTTTGAGTGAGGGACGATTTCCCAGTGAAAAACGGGTTTATGAGGATGCGGAAACGGCTTGGGAATATTTGGTGAAAGAACGTAACATTGATCCTAAAGAATTATATGTGTTCGGTCATTCCCTCGGCGGTGCGATCGCGATCGAATTAGCGACGAGACAACCTGAAATCCCCGGCTTAGTCATTGAAGGCTCTTTTACCTCGATGTTAGACATGGCGCGGTATAAAGGACGTTATGGCTGGCTACCGATCGATTATTTACTTACTCAACGCTTTAATTCTCTGGAAAAACTGCCTTTGCTCAATACTGCGATCTTCTTTCTTCATGGTACAGAAGACGCAGTCGTTCCTGTAGAAATGAGCGAAACCCTCTATAAAGCCACTGTGGGGCGAAAAGAACTTTGGTTAGTCAAAACCGCAGGTCATAATGATATTGCGACTATTGCTGATAGCACTTATGAAAAACGAGTTTGGCAGTTTCTTCTCTCAGAAACGTCCGAGTTTTATTAA
- a CDS encoding DUF3155 domain-containing protein has product MARKRKRKSRRRQEGRKILALVPQYNIESGEHKPVTAARRYISAKGIAPPALVVVKRNEHTTDRYFWAEKGLFGAQYVEENHFLFPSLRIVQPEEEQVLTTTTVS; this is encoded by the coding sequence TTGGCAAGAAAACGCAAACGCAAAAGTCGTCGTCGCCAGGAAGGACGAAAAATCCTCGCCTTAGTGCCTCAATATAATATCGAAAGTGGGGAACATAAACCAGTAACCGCAGCGAGAAGATATATTTCTGCGAAAGGAATTGCTCCTCCAGCATTGGTGGTGGTGAAACGGAACGAGCATACCACAGATCGGTATTTTTGGGCAGAAAAAGGGCTATTTGGAGCGCAATATGTGGAAGAAAATCACTTCCTCTTCCCCAGTTTACGCATTGTTCAGCCAGAGGAAGAGCAAGTTTTAACCACAACTACTGTGAGTTAA
- the csaB gene encoding polysaccharide pyruvyl transferase CsaB, with translation MEYQSGSKKAILCGYYGRDNVGDDALLMTLIQMLPETVQPLVLSANPQQTRERLQVEAIPNRSAFPILDAFKKADYFIWGGGSLMQDVTSFRNPIYYGGLMALAQQKGLKTIAWAQGIGPLRSRFSQWLTRKTLIGCEEISVRDRASAKLLSSWGLSPLIAPDPVWALESESFPKLWELPAPRIAVTLREHSQLTTEKIKVLTQALISFQKATETCILLLPFQPKDYPLAAAIASQIPEPKAVISGETPTRLKRLFRGVEMAIGMRYHSLIMAASEECRCFAISYDPKISQLMTELEIPGWEVADIPDDSKLITKLWLDHYANGEGLSLDQIQSQRDRALMHQDLLLELI, from the coding sequence ATGGAATACCAGTCTGGATCGAAAAAAGCAATTCTCTGTGGTTATTATGGTCGAGATAATGTGGGAGATGATGCGCTGCTAATGACTTTAATCCAAATGCTTCCCGAAACAGTGCAGCCTTTAGTTTTATCGGCAAATCCACAACAAACCAGAGAAAGATTACAAGTGGAAGCGATACCGAATCGATCGGCTTTTCCGATTTTAGATGCTTTTAAAAAAGCAGACTATTTCATCTGGGGAGGGGGAAGTTTAATGCAAGATGTCACCAGTTTTCGTAACCCGATTTATTATGGTGGATTAATGGCATTGGCGCAACAAAAGGGATTAAAAACCATTGCTTGGGCGCAAGGAATTGGACCCTTACGATCGCGTTTTTCTCAGTGGTTAACCCGTAAAACTCTTATCGGATGTGAAGAAATTAGTGTGCGCGATCGAGCTTCTGCTAAATTATTAAGTAGTTGGGGATTATCTCCTTTAATTGCACCTGATCCCGTTTGGGCGTTAGAAAGTGAATCTTTCCCGAAACTTTGGGAACTTCCCGCGCCAAGAATTGCCGTTACTTTACGTGAACATTCCCAGTTAACGACTGAGAAAATTAAAGTTTTAACTCAGGCTTTAATCTCGTTTCAAAAAGCAACAGAAACCTGTATTTTACTGCTTCCGTTTCAACCGAAAGATTACCCTTTAGCGGCAGCTATTGCCAGTCAAATTCCTGAACCGAAAGCAGTGATTTCTGGGGAAACGCCCACTCGTTTAAAACGACTCTTTCGCGGTGTAGAAATGGCGATCGGAATGCGTTATCATAGCTTAATTATGGCTGCGTCGGAAGAGTGTCGTTGTTTTGCCATTAGTTACGATCCAAAAATTAGTCAATTAATGACAGAATTAGAGATTCCAGGTTGGGAAGTTGCGGACATTCCTGATGATTCTAAACTGATTACAAAACTGTGGTTGGATCATTATGCTAATGGAGAAGGATTGAGTTTAGATCAGATTCAATCCCAGCGCGATCGAGCTTTAATGCACCAAGATTTATTGTTAGAATTAATTTGA
- a CDS encoding class I SAM-dependent methyltransferase → MTVRTDTLWEQFLKPIVGSFIDGEEINDLQTSIDWETESDRIANPNLEYPDYYRSQNFHGIQGGYLTSSAAVTYDPITRYFVPPHETWVREDAIKQIKGNPQRILDLGCGTGSTTVLLQETFPNAEVIGLDLSPYMLIMAERKAKEKQLPIRWYHGKAEETGLDGDTFDLVTASLLFHETPVEISKAILRESFRLLKGGGEFLLLDGNQDTLRDSEWLTNIFEEPYIQDYAKGNVESWLETTGFVATETEIVWGIHQVNWGRKPQPVAKSSPVTVEENDDIPYGVAPA, encoded by the coding sequence ATGACAGTTCGCACTGATACCCTTTGGGAACAATTTTTGAAACCGATCGTCGGCAGTTTCATTGATGGCGAAGAAATTAACGATCTTCAAACCAGTATTGATTGGGAAACTGAATCCGATCGAATCGCTAACCCTAATCTAGAATATCCCGATTATTATCGATCGCAAAATTTCCATGGCATTCAGGGAGGCTATCTCACCTCAAGCGCGGCGGTGACTTATGATCCGATCACCCGTTATTTTGTTCCCCCTCACGAAACATGGGTAAGAGAGGACGCAATTAAACAGATTAAAGGAAACCCACAACGCATTCTTGATTTAGGCTGTGGTACAGGATCAACAACCGTTTTACTCCAAGAAACGTTCCCTAATGCGGAAGTGATCGGTTTAGATTTGTCTCCCTATATGCTGATTATGGCAGAACGAAAGGCAAAAGAGAAACAGCTTCCGATACGCTGGTATCACGGGAAAGCGGAAGAGACAGGGTTAGACGGAGACACTTTTGATCTGGTGACAGCTTCTCTCCTATTCCATGAAACACCAGTTGAGATTAGTAAAGCGATTCTCAGAGAGTCGTTTCGTTTGTTGAAAGGAGGAGGGGAATTTTTACTGTTAGATGGAAATCAGGACACTTTACGAGATTCGGAATGGTTGACTAATATATTTGAAGAGCCTTATATTCAAGATTACGCCAAAGGTAATGTTGAGAGTTGGTTAGAAACCACAGGATTTGTAGCGACAGAAACTGAGATCGTTTGGGGAATCCATCAGGTGAATTGGGGGAGAAAACCTCAACCCGTTGCGAAATCTTCTCCCGTAACGGTAGAGGAAAATGATGACATTCCCTATGGCGTAGCGCCCGCGTGA
- the gatA gene encoding Asp-tRNA(Asn)/Glu-tRNA(Gln) amidotransferase subunit GatA: MASIRELHEQLVKKERSALEVTRETLARIEAVEEKVHSYLHILATEAEAAAQKVDEKIAAGDSIALLEGIPIAIKDNMCMKGVPTTCGSRILENFVPPYESTVTGKLKTAGAVLLGKTNLDEFAMGSSTENSAYALTCNPWDLSRVPGGSSGGSAAAVAAEECVVALGSDTGGSIRQPASFCGVVGLKPTYGLVSRFGLVAFASSLDQIGPFGRTVEDTAILLGAIAGHDPADSTSLQVKIPDYTQYLTPELPKNPKLKIGVITETFGEGLSDEVKTAVQGAIEQLGAIGAEIVEISCPRFRYGLPAYYIIAPSEASSNLARYDAVRYGKRNEEADNLLSMYQKTRAEGFGAEVKRRIMVGTYTLSAGYYDAYYLKAQKVRTLIKQDFEKAFETVDLLVCPTAPTTAFKAGEKTDDPLSMYLSDLTTVPVSLAGLPALNIPCGFDAQGLPIGMQLIANVLREDQLLQTAYAYEQATDWHQKRPQL, from the coding sequence ATGGCATCAATCCGAGAGTTACATGAACAGTTGGTGAAGAAGGAACGCTCTGCGCTAGAGGTGACACGGGAAACTCTGGCTCGGATCGAAGCGGTAGAGGAAAAGGTGCATAGTTATCTACATATTTTAGCGACGGAAGCAGAAGCCGCCGCCCAAAAGGTGGATGAAAAAATTGCCGCAGGAGATTCGATCGCGCTTTTAGAGGGAATTCCGATCGCGATCAAGGATAATATGTGCATGAAGGGTGTTCCCACTACTTGTGGCTCTCGTATTCTAGAGAATTTTGTTCCTCCCTATGAATCTACTGTCACTGGCAAACTAAAAACAGCGGGAGCAGTTTTACTGGGAAAAACTAATCTTGATGAGTTTGCAATGGGAAGCTCGACAGAAAATTCCGCTTACGCGCTCACTTGTAACCCCTGGGATTTATCACGAGTGCCTGGTGGCTCTTCTGGCGGATCGGCCGCCGCTGTAGCAGCAGAGGAATGTGTGGTGGCGTTGGGATCGGATACAGGAGGATCAATTCGTCAACCTGCTTCTTTTTGCGGTGTAGTGGGCTTAAAACCCACCTATGGTTTAGTCTCTCGGTTTGGTTTGGTGGCGTTTGCGTCTTCTTTAGATCAAATTGGTCCCTTTGGGCGCACCGTAGAGGATACGGCGATTTTATTGGGGGCGATCGCGGGTCATGATCCAGCCGACAGCACCAGTTTACAGGTGAAAATTCCCGACTATACCCAATATCTCACCCCAGAGTTACCCAAAAATCCGAAACTCAAAATTGGTGTGATTACAGAAACCTTTGGGGAAGGACTCTCCGATGAGGTAAAAACCGCAGTACAAGGGGCGATCGAGCAGTTAGGGGCAATCGGTGCGGAAATCGTAGAAATCTCCTGTCCTCGTTTTCGCTATGGCTTACCAGCCTACTACATTATCGCCCCTTCGGAAGCATCTTCTAATTTAGCCCGTTACGATGCGGTACGCTACGGAAAACGCAACGAAGAAGCGGACAATCTCCTCTCGATGTATCAAAAAACCCGTGCCGAAGGATTTGGGGCTGAGGTGAAACGTCGGATTATGGTGGGAACTTACACCCTGTCTGCAGGTTATTATGATGCCTATTACCTGAAAGCGCAAAAAGTCCGAACCCTGATTAAACAAGATTTTGAAAAAGCCTTTGAGACGGTAGATTTGTTGGTTTGTCCCACCGCTCCCACGACTGCTTTTAAGGCGGGAGAAAAAACGGATGATCCATTAAGTATGTATCTTTCCGATTTAACTACTGTTCCCGTCAGTTTAGCAGGTTTACCCGCTTTAAATATTCCCTGTGGCTTCGATGCTCAAGGTTTACCGATCGGGATGCAATTAATTGCTAATGTATTACGAGAAGACCAATTGTTACAAACGGCTTATGCTTATGAGCAAGCAACCGATTGGCATCAAAAACGTCCTCAACTCTAG
- a CDS encoding EI24 domain-containing protein yields MLRILSGFGLITGATYPLRAIALLFKRPGLWKYLIIPILVNLLLGGLLYGGFLYWGWQGVEILTRELSQNLDRLIADLPQWLSFLEYIILFVSWLLRAILTIILFVIIGFVLLQFGSIIGSPWYGQLSEQVEKVRLGSVTIIDVGIFKDIARALLFEVKKLLLALGVGLILFLIGLIPAVGGIVTTVGSITLTATLVGLDFFDSPLERRRLSFRGKLKTIYRNLPASGSFSLLCLVLISVPLLNLITIPLCVMSGTLFLCDRVFSN; encoded by the coding sequence ATGTTAAGGATATTAAGTGGGTTTGGATTGATTACTGGCGCAACCTATCCGCTTCGCGCGATCGCGCTTCTTTTCAAAAGACCAGGTTTATGGAAGTATTTGATCATTCCCATTCTCGTCAACCTTCTCCTCGGTGGACTGCTTTACGGAGGGTTTCTCTACTGGGGATGGCAAGGTGTCGAAATTCTCACCAGAGAACTCTCTCAAAATCTCGATCGACTCATTGCGGACTTACCCCAGTGGCTAAGTTTCCTCGAATATATCATCCTTTTCGTTAGCTGGTTACTCCGTGCAATTTTAACCATTATTTTGTTTGTTATTATTGGCTTTGTTCTGCTTCAATTTGGAAGTATTATCGGTTCGCCTTGGTATGGACAACTGTCAGAACAAGTGGAAAAAGTACGTTTAGGAAGCGTTACCATTATTGATGTGGGAATCTTTAAAGACATAGCGCGGGCGTTACTCTTTGAAGTGAAAAAGCTACTCCTCGCACTAGGTGTCGGTTTGATTTTGTTCCTAATTGGATTGATTCCCGCCGTTGGTGGCATTGTCACCACCGTTGGCAGCATTACTCTAACCGCGACTTTAGTTGGTTTAGACTTTTTTGATAGTCCTCTCGAACGTCGTCGGTTGTCTTTTCGAGGTAAATTAAAAACAATTTATCGTAATTTACCCGCAAGCGGCAGTTTTAGTTTACTGTGTTTAGTGTTAATTAGTGTCCCCTTATTGAACTTAATCACGATTCCTTTATGTGTCATGTCGGGAACTTTATTCCTGTGCGATCGAGTTTTTTCTAATTAA
- a CDS encoding cation:proton antiporter, giving the protein MEAEAIEVAELPNILVVGLFLMFGGRAYAIARYLRLPRVTLLVISGIIIGPSVLDLVPDEIVGLFPIMSYIALSMIAFRLGETFINFDLLKTGPRIFAISFGKTLVASSLVFTVTYLIQDDLILALLLAGLAPASAPAATLDVISETNSKGPLTETIVRVLAVDNVLGITLFSILLVVSEIIAGAGDFTQEVIAGAWNIGGALLLGIAIGWPMARLAGRLKKGKPSLLEITGFLLLCAGLAYQLEISYLLACIVLGATVAKNRAQPKKNIFITIEEVSEPFLVIFFLLAGCELDVTALASLGLIGILYVLARCLGFVIGGGIAARLVNAEPAVKENIGWSLFPQAGVALGLAVLTLPHFPGLGQFLVSIVVSTTVVFELFGPTVTQWRLFKAKEAAEASETVSSGDLPFVQQSK; this is encoded by the coding sequence ATGGAAGCCGAAGCCATAGAAGTTGCAGAACTACCAAATATTCTAGTCGTTGGTTTGTTTTTAATGTTCGGCGGACGAGCTTACGCCATTGCTCGCTATCTCCGTCTCCCTCGTGTTACCTTACTGGTAATTTCAGGAATCATCATTGGTCCATCGGTTCTCGACTTAGTTCCCGATGAAATTGTCGGACTCTTTCCCATCATGTCCTACATTGCCCTCTCAATGATTGCATTTCGCCTCGGGGAAACCTTCATTAACTTTGACTTACTCAAAACCGGTCCTCGCATTTTCGCCATCTCCTTTGGGAAAACGCTTGTTGCCTCGTCTTTAGTGTTTACCGTCACTTATTTAATCCAAGATGACTTAATTTTAGCTCTATTATTAGCTGGACTCGCCCCCGCTTCCGCCCCTGCTGCCACCCTTGATGTCATCAGTGAAACCAACTCAAAAGGACCTCTCACCGAGACCATTGTTCGTGTTTTAGCGGTAGATAACGTTTTAGGCATTACCCTGTTTAGCATCTTGTTAGTGGTTAGTGAAATCATTGCTGGTGCTGGTGATTTCACTCAAGAAGTGATTGCGGGAGCTTGGAACATTGGCGGCGCACTCCTGCTTGGTATTGCCATCGGTTGGCCAATGGCGCGTTTAGCAGGACGTTTGAAAAAAGGAAAGCCTAGCTTATTAGAAATTACAGGTTTCCTCCTTCTCTGTGCTGGTTTAGCGTATCAGTTAGAAATTTCTTATCTACTCGCTTGTATTGTTTTAGGCGCAACCGTTGCCAAAAACCGCGCCCAACCCAAGAAAAATATTTTTATTACCATTGAAGAAGTGAGCGAACCTTTCTTGGTGATCTTCTTCCTACTTGCGGGTTGTGAGCTTGATGTCACTGCACTTGCCTCTTTAGGGTTAATTGGTATTTTATATGTTTTGGCTCGTTGTTTAGGCTTTGTCATTGGTGGTGGAATTGCCGCTCGTTTAGTGAACGCCGAACCAGCAGTCAAAGAAAACATTGGTTGGAGTTTATTTCCCCAAGCTGGTGTTGCTTTAGGGTTAGCGGTTTTAACCTTGCCACATTTTCCAGGTTTAGGTCAATTTTTAGTGTCAATTGTTGTTAGTACAACCGTTGTCTTTGAATTATTCGGACCCACTGTCACTCAATGGCGTTTATTTAAAGCGAAAGAAGCCGCCGAAGCATCGGAAACGGTTTCCTCTGGTGACTTACCCTTTGTTCAGCAAAGTAAGTAA
- a CDS encoding TerD family protein: MGIQLTTGQRFSLKKQAPGLNALLCGLGWELMPQKGLKKIFKSDFDLDISILCLNEEGKLQKSSDVVYYGNLTHPSGAISHLGDNLTGEHTTPNATEKHEEEEEEEILDKEQILVTLPQVPKRVQKLLIVANIYESNHRRQNLGQVENAYIRLVDLEHEMEIARYDLSHDDFKDETGMILAEIYRQEDSQWQVEIIGKGVKVQSLQELAEQYS; the protein is encoded by the coding sequence ATGGGAATTCAATTAACAACTGGACAACGCTTTTCTCTCAAAAAACAAGCACCTGGTTTAAACGCTTTACTGTGTGGTTTAGGCTGGGAATTGATGCCGCAAAAGGGACTGAAAAAGATTTTTAAATCTGATTTTGATTTAGATATTTCTATCTTGTGCTTAAATGAGGAAGGAAAATTACAAAAAAGTAGCGATGTCGTTTATTACGGCAATTTGACTCATCCTTCTGGCGCGATTAGCCATTTAGGAGATAACCTCACTGGAGAACATACAACCCCCAACGCAACGGAAAAACATGAGGAGGAAGAGGAGGAAGAAATTTTAGACAAAGAACAGATTTTAGTGACCTTACCCCAAGTGCCAAAACGGGTGCAAAAGTTACTGATTGTCGCTAATATTTATGAGTCGAATCATCGCCGCCAAAACTTAGGACAAGTGGAAAATGCTTATATCCGTTTGGTAGATTTAGAACATGAAATGGAAATTGCTCGCTATGATTTATCCCATGATGATTTTAAGGATGAAACGGGGATGATTCTTGCTGAAATTTACCGTCAGGAAGATAGTCAATGGCAAGTAGAAATTATTGGGAAGGGGGTAAAAGTGCAAAGTTTACAAGAATTGGCGGAACAGTATTCTTAA